A region from the Alnus glutinosa chromosome 5, dhAlnGlut1.1, whole genome shotgun sequence genome encodes:
- the LOC133867592 gene encoding sodium/calcium exchanger NCL2-like, whose translation MSRVSQILLLTLLIITTHLGESRSLSNNSSSSLISDGMQHVISLQSDHPIIELEFKATTVTCEPIYGFLPCTTEVWGQLFMIVVYEVLLSMAGTYVSNGSNLFFQMFETGVFGASVFQILGTIPQVVLILVTGVTASTDTVETLVTMGMGLLTGSTVMLLTLIWGSVVAFGSYDLSQPSAADSSDVEENKTPFSLTGYGVSIDIETYYTSRIMIVSMIPFLILQMAKVLNSSSGTRIVVLVALLVTLSFLFVYFTYQVFQPWIQSRRLEYSLRKHVQKNLLPSLLTAGGRPSLTLIRELFQKIDKNNDKYISPKELRALILGLQIKGGLKEVDLEGKVMEEFDISGDSNIIETEFVKGISNWLSASQQSASNQDHDRPKFSGSTSKKTSEEQVSLVAQKKESTKGTDKGWLNYVKAAFLIVLGTAIMILLAQPLLETLQEFSSAVNISSFGVSYVVIPLAMNYRQALNAITSAREKTGKAISLTFSEIYNGVFMNNMMGLATFLALVYIRDLSWDVSAEVLVVLLVCTGMSLFTSFCPKFPFWTGIIAYLLYPLSLLLIYILTTLLGWS comes from the exons ATGTCAAGAGTCTCTCAAATCCTTCTCTTAACCCTACTAATAATAACGACCCATTTAGGAGAGAGCCGTTCGTTGAGCAATAATTCGAGCAGCAGCCTGATATCCGATGGCATGCAGCATGTAATTAGCCTGCAGTCTGATCATCCAATCATTGaattggaattcaaagcaacaACAGTGACTTGCGAGCCCATCTATGGCTTCCTGCCTTGCACAACAGAGGTTTGGGGGCAGCTGTTCATGATAGTGGTATACGAGGTCTTGCTGTCCATGGCAGGGACGTATGTTTCGAATGGGTCTAACCTTTTCTTTCAAATGTTTGAAACTGGTGTCTTCGGTGCCAGCGTATTCCAAATCCTTGGCACTATCCCGCAGGTCGTTTTGATACTAG TGACTGGAGTGACAGCTAGTACAGATACGGTTGAAACACTGGTAACAATGGGAATGGGCTTACTTACAGGATCAACAGTCATGCTTCTTACTTTAATCTGGGGTTCTGTTGTTGCTTTTGGAAGCTATGATCTTTCACAGCCTTCAGCTGCTGATTCATCAGATGTGGAGGAAAATAAGACACCATTCAGTTTAACTG GTTATGGTGTAAGCATTGATATTGAGACCTACTATACTTCAAGAATAATGATTGTATCGATGATCCCATTTCTCATTCTACAAATGGCAAAAGTTCTCAATTCATCTTCAGGGACACGAATAGTAGTCTTAGTTGCACTCCTTGTTACGCTTTCTTTCCTCTTCGTTTACTTCACCTATCAG GTATTCCAGCCATGGATTCAGAGTAGAAGACTTGAATACTCCTTGCGTAAGCATGTTCAGAAAAACCTACTTCCGAGCCTTCTCACTGCTGGTGGCAGACCTAGCCTAACACTTATAAGAGA GCTTTTTCAGAAAATTGACAAGAATAATGACAAATATATATCTCCTAAGGAACTGAGAGCTTTAATCTTGGGACTACAAATAAAAGGAGGTTTAAAAGAGGTTGACCTCGAAGGAAAGGTGATGGAGGAGTTTGACATATCTGGTGATTCTAATATCATTGAAACTGAGTTCGTCAAAGGAATCTCAAACTGGCTTTCTGCTTCTCAACAATCTGCCAGCAATCAAGATCATGACAGGCCAAAGTTTTCTGGCAGCACATCCAAG AAAACAAGTGAAGAACAGGTGAGTCTAGTGGCTCAGAAAAAGGAGAGTACTAAGGGAACTGATAAAGGTTGGTTGAATTATGTTAAGGCAGCTTTTCTGATTGTTCTAGGAACTGCTATCATGATTCTGCTTGCACAACCCCTTCTGGAAACTCTCCAGGAGTTCTCCAGTGCTGTAAACATCTCCTCTTTCGGGGTATCATATGTTGTCATACCCTTAGCTATGAACTACAGACAGGCACTGAACGCAATTACTTCTGCCAGAGAGAAGACAGGAAAAGCTATCTCCTTAACCTTTTCTGag ATTTATAATGGAGTATTCATGAACAACATGATGGGCTTAGCCACTTTCTTGGCTCTTGTTTACATACGGGATTTGTCGTGGGATGTCTCAGCTGAAGTTCTTGTTGTTCTACTTGTATGCACTGGGATGAGTCTCTTTACCAGCTTCTGCCCCAAATTCCCATTCTGGACTGGAATTATAGCATATCTTCTCTACCCCTTATCTCTGCTGCTCATTTATATTCTCACCACTCTTTTGGGATGGTCCTAA